A region of Moorena producens PAL-8-15-08-1 DNA encodes the following proteins:
- a CDS encoding T3SS effector HopA1 family protein: MQLLESLPNQLPDAVSEQLRSALEDMVKQLEIQESNFSIRHRDYKPLELPAEVVERFGQLPLDLQKKYLSLQLRSFLYGLYYNGSLKDDLALNGDSDDLTLHQNLENNTYLGIDLKFYQRLDESNTGEGYFEPDWLVLRQESDGTLAVNKGGLTLHIEPEEHLQPEAQSPAVGDDVAVLLPPNLVQNGFYMAVGNLGMYDYGNPDSEGEIVRIYFNLTAEGAVAVMGSLTQQLNQISVPFSFKVLYNPEDYNRYDSGVLYFDKNYYEAVRLVLQKVYTQHQSHFKPEVPLFTKFLAPGLGLAEEPDHKFADQESFGMNRCQIVANGLLEAHHKGDDSPEARIAAILQQFSLLEIELQQCYLNAKSQDIYTPLEL; this comes from the coding sequence ATGCAATTACTTGAATCACTACCAAATCAACTGCCAGATGCTGTATCTGAACAGCTGCGAAGTGCCCTAGAAGACATGGTCAAGCAGCTTGAGATTCAGGAGTCGAATTTCTCTATTCGCCATCGAGATTACAAACCCTTGGAACTTCCAGCTGAGGTAGTAGAACGTTTTGGGCAATTGCCCTTAGACTTGCAAAAAAAGTATCTGAGTTTGCAACTGCGGAGTTTTCTCTACGGGCTTTACTACAACGGTTCTCTAAAAGATGATCTAGCCCTCAATGGCGATTCAGATGACCTGACACTGCACCAAAATTTAGAAAACAATACTTACCTGGGGATAGATTTAAAATTTTACCAACGATTAGATGAAAGCAATACTGGTGAGGGCTACTTTGAGCCGGATTGGTTGGTGCTAAGGCAAGAAAGTGATGGCACCCTGGCAGTAAATAAGGGGGGTTTAACTCTACATATCGAGCCGGAGGAGCATTTACAACCAGAAGCACAATCTCCCGCTGTTGGGGACGACGTTGCGGTGTTGCTACCTCCGAATCTGGTACAAAACGGATTCTATATGGCAGTCGGTAATCTCGGTATGTATGACTATGGGAATCCAGATAGTGAAGGGGAAATTGTCCGCATCTACTTCAACTTAACCGCTGAAGGTGCAGTGGCGGTAATGGGTAGCCTGACGCAACAGTTAAATCAAATCTCGGTGCCATTCTCTTTTAAGGTTCTCTATAATCCTGAGGATTACAACCGCTACGACTCAGGAGTACTCTACTTTGACAAAAACTACTATGAAGCAGTGCGGTTAGTGCTTCAGAAGGTTTATACACAACACCAATCCCATTTTAAGCCAGAAGTACCCCTGTTCACCAAATTCCTAGCGCCAGGATTGGGGTTAGCGGAAGAACCAGACCACAAATTTGCTGACCAAGAAAGTTTTGGTATGAACCGCTGTCAAATTGTTGCTAATGGCTTATTGGAAGCTCACCACAAAGGGGACGATTCTCCAGAAGCTCGCATAGCAGCCATTCTCCAACAGTTCTCTTTGTTGGAGATTGAATTGCAGCAGTGCTACCTAAATGCCAAATCTCAAGACATCTATACTCCCTTAGAGTTATGA
- a CDS encoding aldo/keto reductase — protein MKLTDLTSTVTPSPAKEALSARVKFPKSDLSFYRKLGRTDLTVSCLGLGGGGHISSEDTLYAFDQGINYFFYSSDLHHYLYSSMAGALRQLCGRGSSVREQVVLATVSYMSRSPDAILSYLYDQFVDLEIDYIDIFFWGWIDADNGDNFEKCLNISNDLRGPNTVYQRTIERVFETSERLKKMGAVRYIGASFHDHDLARKWLNSPLLDVVMVRHNVAHRTAQQKVFADLAPEDPQRPGIVTFKSAGMQSILWTPPEELPEDCWIPSVPDLYRYSLSQNCVDVALAGWTSREEVDAAIKGIQKGKLTQAELDYLNLYGDLHRNRINIEEIPAERLIYQREPVVSGSNR, from the coding sequence ATGAAGCTAACTGATCTGACCAGCACCGTCACCCCATCCCCTGCTAAAGAAGCGCTTTCTGCTAGAGTTAAATTCCCAAAGTCAGATTTATCTTTTTACCGCAAACTAGGACGCACTGATTTAACCGTGAGCTGCCTGGGATTAGGTGGTGGGGGACACATTTCTAGTGAGGATACTCTCTACGCCTTTGATCAAGGAATCAACTACTTCTTCTACTCCAGCGATCTACATCACTATCTCTACAGTTCTATGGCTGGGGCGCTGCGCCAGCTGTGTGGACGGGGTTCCTCAGTTCGAGAACAGGTAGTTCTGGCAACGGTAAGTTATATGAGCAGGAGTCCCGATGCCATATTGAGTTATCTATACGATCAGTTTGTAGACTTGGAAATTGACTACATTGATATATTTTTTTGGGGTTGGATTGATGCTGACAATGGGGATAATTTTGAGAAATGCTTGAATATTTCTAACGATTTGCGCGGTCCAAATACAGTGTATCAGCGCACCATAGAACGAGTATTTGAAACCTCAGAACGTCTCAAAAAAATGGGTGCTGTGCGCTATATTGGTGCGTCATTCCACGACCACGATCTTGCCCGAAAGTGGCTAAATAGCCCTTTATTAGATGTGGTCATGGTTCGCCATAATGTTGCTCACCGCACTGCTCAGCAAAAGGTCTTTGCGGATCTAGCTCCCGAAGACCCCCAGCGACCGGGTATTGTTACGTTTAAGTCAGCTGGAATGCAGAGTATTCTTTGGACTCCCCCAGAAGAGCTACCAGAAGACTGCTGGATACCTTCAGTACCAGATTTATATCGCTATTCTTTAAGTCAGAACTGTGTAGATGTCGCCTTGGCAGGTTGGACCTCTCGTGAAGAAGTTGATGCAGCAATCAAAGGCATTCAGAAAGGCAAACTAACCCAAGCTGAACTAGACTATCTCAATCTCTATGGCGATTTACATCGCAACCGCATCAACATCGAAGAAATCCCAGCTGAACGCTTGATTTACCAACGTGAACCTGTTGTTAGTGGATCAAACAGATAG
- a CDS encoding peptidylprolyl isomerase: MTQTTETLEKTVVVETSPVTDADIITYLRRSRKFAEIASLAEQDALILDLCEEFSITVSDQEWQAAGDAFRVEHKLLGVTETNSWFSQQKITVEEWSEGIKVQLLTKKLKEHLFGEVIDSDYLSNRENYKRVALSQILVLDLAQALKIVKALRYDNASFCALALEHSKGKQSQDNGGFVGIRFLVELSQDIAKAIYDAKEGEVIGPIQTKLGYHILRVEKWFPTELNESVREAILEFLFQNWLQEQSQSNPVENS; encoded by the coding sequence ATGACACAAACGACAGAAACCTTAGAAAAAACGGTAGTAGTAGAAACTTCTCCAGTAACGGATGCAGATATTATTACTTACCTGCGCCGTTCCAGGAAATTTGCTGAAATTGCTAGTTTAGCTGAACAAGATGCTTTGATTTTAGATCTGTGTGAGGAATTTAGTATTACAGTTTCCGATCAGGAATGGCAAGCGGCTGGAGATGCTTTTCGTGTAGAGCACAAGTTGCTAGGGGTTACTGAAACCAATAGTTGGTTTTCTCAGCAGAAGATTACTGTAGAAGAGTGGTCTGAAGGAATTAAAGTCCAGCTGTTGACGAAAAAATTAAAAGAGCATCTGTTTGGAGAAGTTATCGATAGCGATTATCTTAGCAATCGCGAAAACTATAAACGAGTAGCCCTATCTCAAATTCTTGTGCTTGACCTAGCCCAGGCTTTGAAAATAGTTAAAGCACTCCGCTATGACAACGCTTCTTTCTGTGCTTTAGCACTGGAACACTCGAAGGGTAAACAGTCTCAAGACAATGGCGGTTTTGTGGGGATTCGCTTTCTAGTAGAACTTTCCCAAGACATTGCCAAAGCGATTTATGACGCTAAAGAAGGGGAAGTGATCGGACCGATTCAAACTAAACTTGGCTATCACATTCTCCGAGTTGAGAAGTGGTTTCCGACGGAACTAAATGAATCAGTTAGAGAGGCAATTTTAGAATTCCTATTTCAGAATTGGTTACAGGAGCAAAGCCAGAGTAATCCTGTAGAAAATTCGTAA
- a CDS encoding head GIN domain-containing protein, with the protein MLDSVKAPVVSQLNTMIVQGSSVLKTESRKVSPFTAIDISGSYEIELVSQQTTNLEISGDDNILPLIITEVRDNTLFIYPEKSISPKTILKIKASTQTIDQLSTHGANYVKVYNVNNKRLNIKVNGSGNTELYGKTKELYLKVYGAVDVNGKNLSSTKAKVDLFGAFQVDVYATEKLNASVFGLGNINYYGNPKTVIRNILGLGSITKF; encoded by the coding sequence TTGCTTGATTCAGTTAAAGCACCAGTTGTTAGTCAGCTTAATACCATGATTGTTCAAGGTAGTAGTGTTTTGAAAACGGAAAGCAGAAAAGTTAGCCCTTTTACTGCGATTGACATTAGTGGTAGTTATGAGATTGAACTAGTTAGTCAGCAAACTACCAATCTTGAAATTAGCGGTGATGATAATATCTTGCCCCTAATTATTACAGAAGTCAGAGATAATACCCTATTCATTTATCCTGAAAAAAGTATTTCTCCTAAAACCATCTTAAAAATTAAAGCATCTACCCAAACTATCGACCAACTATCTACCCATGGCGCTAATTATGTGAAAGTTTACAATGTCAATAATAAGCGCTTAAATATTAAGGTAAATGGGAGCGGCAATACTGAACTATATGGCAAGACCAAAGAGCTATATCTAAAGGTATATGGAGCCGTTGATGTCAATGGTAAAAATCTTTCCTCTACAAAAGCTAAGGTTGACCTATTTGGTGCTTTCCAAGTAGATGTTTATGCGACTGAAAAGCTTAATGCTAGTGTATTTGGCTTAGGAAATATCAATTATTACGGCAATCCCAAAACCGTAATTAGAAACATATTAGGATTAGGTTCAATTACTAAATTTTAG
- a CDS encoding calcium-binding protein, with product MILSRISFFEVSDDSFFSGSEFGIKLDEFNPLAFLDAVAHGGNPQDRAASLLKSRVGISSLNSSFSRNQIFGGRSNDILVSRATSATFNGGKGSDILTSISGNNSFSGGEDDDILLGGIGNDTLDGGEGNDIIAGISGDDSISGGLGDDTLTGGGIFLSKDGNSTTIFVGDTSGIDTLSGGEGADRLVLGGKSQFVGETTVIQYDEAGNDDYALITDFDTREDVIQLGGSKSDYRLDSSPIGLPSGTGIFLGNELTAIVQGSSELDLSASYFEGSEG from the coding sequence ATGATTTTATCTAGAATTAGTTTTTTTGAGGTAAGTGACGATAGTTTTTTTTCTGGATCTGAGTTTGGCATTAAGCTAGATGAATTCAATCCTCTTGCCTTTCTTGATGCAGTCGCTCATGGGGGAAACCCCCAAGACCGCGCTGCATCGCTTTTGAAATCTAGAGTCGGTATTTCTTCGTTGAATAGCAGCTTTAGTCGAAATCAGATTTTTGGCGGGAGAAGCAATGACATTCTGGTGAGTAGAGCAACCAGTGCGACTTTCAACGGTGGCAAGGGTAGTGACATTCTGACTAGCATTAGTGGTAATAATTCCTTTTCTGGAGGAGAAGATGATGACATTCTTTTAGGTGGAATAGGAAATGATACTCTTGATGGTGGGGAAGGTAACGACATTATTGCTGGCATTAGTGGAGATGACTCGATTTCTGGCGGGTTAGGGGATGACACTCTCACAGGTGGAGGTATTTTCTTGTCTAAAGACGGTAACTCTACTACTATTTTTGTCGGTGATACTAGTGGCATTGATACTCTTAGTGGTGGGGAGGGAGCGGATAGATTAGTGCTAGGGGGAAAGTCTCAATTTGTCGGTGAAACTACTGTGATTCAGTATGATGAAGCAGGGAATGATGACTATGCTCTGATTACGGACTTTGATACTCGCGAGGATGTTATTCAACTTGGTGGTTCTAAAAGTGATTATCGCTTGGATTCATCCCCGATTGGTTTACCGTCAGGTACAGGAATATTCCTAGGAAATGAGCTAACTGCTATTGTCCAAGGGAGTTCAGAGCTGGATCTTAGTGCTAGCTATTTTGAGGGTTCGGAAGGGTAG